One Conger conger chromosome 18, fConCon1.1, whole genome shotgun sequence DNA window includes the following coding sequences:
- the vax1 gene encoding ventral anterior homeobox 1 encodes MDVRYSQETEAGMVLKNGLKDGKEGKDSQGNLSKSFLKEQQESFSASGTMENCEKSRGNSGDPDYCRRILVRDAKGSIREIILPKGLDLDRPKRTRTSFTAEQLYRLEMEFQRCQYVVGRERTELARQLNLSETQVKVWFQNRRTKQKKDQGKDSDLRSVVSETAATCSVLRLLEQGRLLTPPGLPGLLPHCGSGALGSSLRGPSMGMTTSSSSSSSSGTGGSPPLPVVTSSGAATVLPGSTPAHGLFSFPMPSLLGSVATRISSNPLSMAGSLAGNLQELSARYLSSSAFEPYSRTNSKESMDKKVLE; translated from the exons ATGGATGTTCGATACAGCCAAGAGACCGAGGCGGGTATGGTGCTGAAGAACGGACTTAAGGACGGGAAAGAGGGCAAGGATTCCCAAGGAAACCTTTCCAAATCCTTTCTGAAGGAGCAGCAGGAGTCCTTCTCCGCATCTGGGACGATGGAAAACTGTGAAAAAAGCCGGGGGAACTCTGGAGATCCGGACTACTGCAGGAGAATCCTGGTCAGAG ATGCCAAAGGCTCCATCAGGGAGATAATCTTGCCGAAGGGGTTGGATCTGGACCGGCCCAAGCGCACCAGGACCTCTTTCACAGCCGAGCAGCTGTACCGGCTGGAGATGGAGTTTCAGAGATGCCAGTACGTGGTGGGGAGGGAACGCACGGAACTGGCCCGGCAGCTGAATCTGTCCGAAACTCAG GTGAAGGTGTGGTTCCAGAACCGGCGTACGAAGCAGAAGAAGGACCAGGGCAAGGACTCGGACCTGCGCTCCGTGGTGTCGGAGACGGCGGCCACGTGCAGCGTGCTGAGACTGCTGGAGCAGGGCCGCCTCCTCACCCCGCCCGGGCTGCCGGGCCTCCTGCCCCACTGCGGGAGCGGGGCCCTGGGGTCCAGCCTGCGCGGGCCCTCCATGGGCATgaccaccagcagcagcagcagcagcagctcaggGACCGGGGGCAGCCCGCCGCTGCCCGTCGTCACCAGCTCCGGCGCGGCCACCGTGCTCCCGGGCTCCACGCCCGCCCACGGCCTCTTCAGCTTCCCCATGCCCTCTCTCCTGGGAAGCGTGGCCACGCGGATATCCTCCAACCCCCTTTCCATGGCCGGCTCGCTGGCCGGAAACTTGCAGGAACTATCGGCCCGTTACCTGAGCTCTTCGGCCTTCGAGCCGTACTCCCGGACCAACAGCAAGGAGTCCATGGACAAAAAAGTGCTGGAATGA